The segment CGACTGAAAATGTACAAATTAAAAGTTAGCCTAAATTAGACACAAAATAACGTGGATACATAGAAAAAGATGATGATGTTTAAAAAGTAAATAAAAGTAAAATATTTACCTTGCACAAACAGAGAATTCAATAAACAATACACCAATATTGTTACGTGGTATACGTATAATAAGCGCCTGTAGACTAAATGCGAGAACAGCCtactcaacaacaaaacaacttccccgaaacaaacaaatcaaaacaaagctgAATGAACAACATATTATGAGGACAAGGGGAGTAACCCCAGCAATTCTCATCACTTGTTCACGTGTAAATGTCTCCCCTTGTTTGAACACACACCAGAGTGTGCAGTTTTAACTCTTCGTTTGACCTTGACTTTGGTCACTTTTACTGAAGGCAAAGTTGTAAACACACACGGTTTTACAGAAACACATGATACAgctaacaaggaacttagtcgataaatatcgacagggggccgacaaatggtttaaatgggaaatgtgtgtatatgggtgtgggtttgaaacaaacaaacaaaccaacccatgtgaaccccgggccgcaggccttcgatgtagtgattgaaaaaaaaggatgttctcaaatggttcaattctcatttggtctgattctcaaatggtaccggtatactcccccccccccccccctggccgcaggcctaggagtaaaattttatagacactgaccttcttcccaggggtcattgacccagttttagctatgagaggtggttcgcccagaggctgtagagtatactggggcggtctctttgatgtcttgagaggaaacttggccagggtagtacatgcaccagaactggtggacaccaaggacaaacatgaaatcgaagcagtttgctttcagagggaacggtcgtcagcaactcaaacttctctgttttcttttttttttaaatctgactttctttgtggccccctgactccgcccccctccctctgtaaggacccccctccacaaggaccgatttttgtcaacattttaaaggtcgctagagaggggttccactgtatgacctaaccgctactggcagacggcctcaatcttcacgcgcaaagacgagattaataggtgctcggttttggtattttgaattacattacattaaacctttgttgggtttcatggtcatggcaacagccataataatattacatgatgtataatatcatatttcagcatatgtgaattacatgtcatcatactaaactgtcatacatttttattcctacattattctgattgatcacaaccaaacctactatcattggacacatccaaatgcaagcgcctgttcttgacaatttagatcagtgcaatttcctgggtcgggctttgccacagacactcacggtttggcctgtaggtaaaatgtacaatgtattttctgatttgtgcacaaaagctttttttcttttttcttttttttaacataacaatgtttaatgtcactgtatgtttaaaagaccatggtcatatttgtaaaaaaaaatgttaaattagaaaataaataacattttggttcatgatttttcctacacctgtgctaaaaataagaaataaaaatgtcgggtatataagtcactcaaatacagctaggtatgaatggctcggtttgagtttgttgcagttgaccctgcacaaagcgacatatcatgtttttgttgaacaattttgacgtcacccctcccatagggtgacgtatttcacaacttcctgtgttacacaaactctgtgatgaccaattttgacgtcacccctcccatagggtgacggatttcacaactttctacagatgaacaattttgacgtcacccctcccatagggtgacggatgtcacaacttcctgtgtacacaaactgatgacgtatttcacaacaaaatggcgctgcccatggtcaacctcgaaactatccgtatagaatgggggcgtcctcgcccccataataatacGTGCACAGCATCAATAGTCTGTTTGTTGGGAATGGgaaccacacgcacacatacacacacacacacacgcacacacacacacacacacacacacacacacacacacacacacacatatatatatatatataaatatatattatctatatatacacacacaaacacacacacatacacacacacacacatacacacacacacacacacacacacacgtgcgcgcgcatgGTGATCAGTCTGCCTGCACGCACTATGTGTCAAAAAAACATAAAGCAGGCTGTCGTGAATTTAGCGTCTTTTCAAACAGTCCTGGGTTTATTTTGGTCACAAGTTTCCTGTTGAGATCCCTCCTCACTGTGCTGATAGTTGTAGTGACGGCTGCCGGGGAACACTGTCAGGATGACTGGGAGACTTGTACTGCTGGAGCAGCTGCACGATTTCTCTGTGACCGTGTTTTTGGGCTCTCTTCAGTGCATTATACAACACACGTGCTTCCTTGTTCATATCGGCGTTGTGCTGCAAGGCGTATTGAACGATATCGTGGTTGCCGTGTGTACAGGCCTGCAATAGGAGTTTCTTACCGACCTTGTCAGTAATGTTCACGTTCGCACCGTGCTGCAGCAGGAGATGAGCGATGTTGTGGCGGTTATCCTCACAAGCAAAATGCAGGGCTGTCCTATCAAGTGCGTCAGAAATGTTCACGTCTGCACCGTGCCGCAGGAGGAGGCGAACGACGTCACGATGACCATACATACAGGCCAAGGTCAGGGGTGTCAGATCAAGTgcatcagacatgttgacatcAGCGTTGTGGAGCAGAAGAAGCTGAGCGATGTCTGTTTTACCAAGTATGCTGGCCACTCGTAATGGGGACCAGCAGCCATCACTTGCTGCGTTGACGTCGATGTCGTCCCGTTGCAAAAGTAGACGTACGGTCTCTGTGTGACCAGCTTCACACGCCCTGTTCAGAGCAGTCACACCCTGGTTGTCCTTCATGTTGATGTCAACCTTTGCCGGTGGTTCACACAGCACAGTGGAAGGGCGTTTACCTTCGTCATCACTCACGCTGACAGTGTCCTTGCATCCAAGCAGCAAACGTACGACGTCTGTATTACCACGCTGGCATGCACCGTGTAGAGCAGTTTCACTGCATGACGTGTTCTGATTGTTGACATCAGCCCCGTGGTTGATGAGGAGTCGCACGATGTCTGCGTTATTCCCATTACATGCACAGTGTAGCGGTGTTTCGTTGTAAACGTTTATCACGTTGATGTGTGCTCTGTTGGCGACGAGTAGTCTCACAATGTCTGTGTTGTGACGTGCGCATGCCAAGTAGAGTGGAGTTTGACCTTTACATGATGTGTTGATGTCGGCCCCGGACTGTATCAGAAGCTGTGCAATGTCTGTCTTTCCTTGGAAACAAGCGTGATGCAGAGGCGTCCAGCCGACAGAAGTCTTCGCATCAACATGTGCATTGTGCAGGATAAGAAGCTCAGCGATGTCTGTGTCACCCTGTTTACATACTGTGTGTAGAGGAGTAATTCCTTTACGGTCCACAGCATTCACAAGGCCTCCTCTCTCAACAAGTAGTTGCATTGTCTCCAGGCATTGTCCACGACATGCATAGTGCAGTGGAGTTAATCCCGACTTGGCCGTGGCGTTAAGGTTCGCGTCCAGGTCCACTAGAAGAGAAGCGATATCAGCATGACAGTTGTTAGATGCAATGTGCAGTGGAGTCAAGCCATTCTTGCCTTTGCTGTCAACTGTGGTATGGTAACAAAAACAGTCTTTGACAGTTGTGTCGTCACATACTTTGCATGCAGCAAACATGGAACGTGTCCATTTCTCTTGGCATTGTGTGTCGTAGTTGTGTTGGTCAAGTCGTTGTTTTGCCAGCTGTGGCGGTGTCTTACCTGCCTCGTTTTTCACCGTCAGTGAGGCTCCACTCCTGACCGCCATTTTGATCGCCTCCAGGTGTCCTGCTTCTGCCGCCAGGTGGAGCAAGGTGTTTCCTTCTCTGTCTTGTTCGTCCACCTGTTGGTCTGTCAGGAGTCGATATGTCAGGTACACATGTTGACGTGGGAAAGAGATGTGAATGATGTCATCCTTGATGTTTGCAGTGATGAGATTTTCTTGGATAAAAACATCAAGGTACCGGAAAAGACTTGTCCTGAGGCCTGATAAAATCTTGTCACACACTGAGCGTAATTCCACTGTGTGTCGTTTACCTGTGGATGGCAAAGGAAGGTGCATGTTCCCTGCGTAAGATTTGTCAGCAATCTTACTCAAAAGTTGACGAAACATGTGTGAACTATTGCTGATCTGGAGAGCTTTCAGCAGGGCAGTCCCGAAGGCTGCAGAATGGACGTGGTCAGACATGATGTTGCTGTCCGTGTTCTGTTCTTTGGTCATCCTGAGGCACCATTCAGTCAGACGGTCAGACGGTCCCCACACTGACCAGTAAAGCAGAGGCAATTTGTGGTCAGGATCCAGTGCACCAATGACAGCTTGCAGGCAGTTGTTCTCTCTGCAGAACGCCTCAAATCCACACAGAAACTGTTCGCTGTGAAGACAGGGGTGCTGAATCATCTCAGGCAGACGTCCTCTAATCATTTCCTCGTACATTCTTCGCATTAGCAGAGGGTCTTTCTCAACTGGGTGTTCTGTTCGCACAAACTGCACGAGATGCATGGTGTCACAAACTTGCACCAGTACTGACTTCAGGTAAGTGTTAGCAAAGGCCAGTCCAACAGCATCATAGACTTCTCTGGTGATGAACCCTCTTCCTCTGTGTACCAGAAGGAAACCTTTCAGGAGACTGGCATACTCCTCTAGCTGAGCGTCCGAGTAGTCGCTGAAACCAAGACGTTCCAATGGTGGTTGTGCTTGACCCGTGTTGTCCGAGAAGAAGCCTTGACTGCGCATGGTCAGAGCAAAAAGGGCTGCCAGTATCAGTCCATGATTGGGGTCACGGAGCATGCGCACCAGGAGATCTGCGTAGGGCTCAACTGAAAGAAGAGGATCTTGACCTAGTTCTACAAGCCCCACGCTGCTCAGCAGAGGACGGACAGAGGCACGATCAAACTGCTGAAGCTCAAGCAGCACGGGGGGATAGACAACAAAGACAAGCTTGGTGGTCAGACTATTGATGCTGTACAAACTGTGCTTATAGAACCTGTGGTACTGTTCCCTGTCAAAGCGGACATCCCCAAAGGCACATTCAAAAATCACAAGACTCCCCCTCTCTACAGGCCCCTTCTTATCCCAGTCACTGACACAGCTGAGATCATACACTGTGTAGCCCTTCTTACGGTAGTGACGGCGTAGAGCGGAGAGAAAAGACTGTCTGGTAAGACCTGGGTGTGCTGACAGTAACAGCAGACGTTCCCCTGCTGTCAGGATGTGCAGCGCCCTtctgaagctgtctgtgttgatAATGTTGTCAACTGCCTCGTCGTCTTCCCCAGCCAGTGCTCCATGATCCATGGCATCTTGTAACATTACAGAGCACAGCAAATAACGTCTTGTGTGAAATGCATTTCCAGTGCAAACTTAAAAAAGATATCTAAAGGAACTAAGACTGCCAGATTGAATGTTAAATTCAGATGAGTGAAAAAGACAGGGTAACCTTCTTGATTACAGCAGTTAAAGTATATTTAAAATGATATTGTCATAACTCAGGGGCGAGAAATAAAAATTGTGTAAAAATTCTACGCCGTTACAGATCAACATTGTGCGGATGGGATAATGCTTTCATCTTCGTGACCGACTGTTattaagagtgtgtgtgtgtgtgtgtgtgtgtgtgtgtgtgtgtgtgtgtgtgtgtgtgtgtgtgtgtgtgtgtgtgtgtgtgtgtgtgtgtgtgtgtgtgtggagcgattgagagtaaacgactggaccgatctttatgaaagttgacatgagagttcctaggtatgatatccccggacgttttgttctttttttcgataaatgtctttgatgacgtcatatccggctttttgtaaaagttgaggcggcactgtcacaccctcatcagctaacagagacaaagaggcaggtcatgggataaagccttttatttttgttcagtcATTCAGGTATTTATCATTTTTAGCAATTTAATGTCTGTAAACGTAGAGTTCTAATAAGAGACATGTTGAACCATCACTTTCTGTCGGTGAAACAGATGTGATATGTGACCGTACTGTGTTTGACATTAGAAATTAAATATTTCCTCAGTTACCTGTCAGGGCCAGCAAAGGGTTACGTTGTTCTCCAGCAGTGACAGCATAGAACACATTATTAGTAATGCGAGGTCTGTGCTGATACACGTGATGCTCGTTGATCTGGTTGAGAACCCGGTTGTCATTGTGAACCCGGTTGTCATTGTGAACCTGGTTGTGAAAATTCTTGATGTAGTTGGAACTGTTGATGGTATCAGCGATGTTGGTGGGGCCCTCTGAGTGATTGTGGATTTCCAGCTGCGGATGATCTGAAACACAGAGCATTAATGAGACAACACATGTGGACCCTGATATCTACCGTAGTACTCAGCGGCGGTGCACGAGTTCTTCAAACCAGGGTACTGGAATACACGTTTTGAAATGTGACAATAATATAACAAAGTTCAGTCGTCTTGACCAAGCGAAGTGTGTtttgtgcagagagagagagagagagagagagagagagagagagagagagagagagagagagactgaacttTATAACACAAgcatagaggttttaggcagaGCCTAatcttcaaagagagagagagagatggggggagggaggtagagagagagagagagagcgggggcgggagagagatggagagtcCAGGACGGAATTTCCGTTTTGCTCAGGAGGCTGCAGACGGATTTTTGAAAATTCCGGAGCAAGGCCACTGTGTTTGGGTGGGGGGTGCTTGAGAGGTCAGCCACCTTTGACCATGCCTGATAAGGACGGTTGTGTGGTGCCAAGAGGGGAGGATTTCATGTTATACTGGTGAATGTGGCATCTTAAGTGCTGTGTAATTAGCCTTCCTTATTCCTTATATACCCCACTTTCGGGGATTCAGAGACCTTCAGTGGTAGAGAAAATGTGCATTCCTGATCTATGAACCAGTGGTATTTCGCTTCAGATACATTTAGTCCTTTAGAAAGTTGGCAACTAAAACAAGCTTGCTTGAAACttatttctcttttaattcaagctatgattcaacaatCATTTGCGAATTTAACTCCTAAAATGAAAAAGCAGCATCAGAAGATTGTATGTGCATGGCAAGGGATATAACTCTGgaggtttctgtttttgtctaaactTTCTTCTTTTTAACCTGAGCAGCTAGCCCTTTTGAAAGTATTCAATTGAAACAAACTCagtgacttgaaacttgtttctcatttggttgaagctatggttcaacaattatttTAGAATTTACCTCCTGCAATGATAAATTCATAAGCTTCATTTAAAGAAGTTGTTAtacaagggaggtgactgtAATTTCCTGTGTTTGTGAAAACTTTTTGTTAGCATGGTAATTTTCCTTTAATTcagtaaatattttttaaatcaaagacGAAACTTGGTGATAAAATCAAtcaccttcaagtttacaagatttttaatttgggcatctccaattttaagtttttgttaGCAAAGAGAGGCTTCTAAACCCCTTCTTCAAATGTGTTGACCTTGTTTTTTGTAGACCCTCTAGCAAGagtgatgcaatcaaacaccttcaagtatagaggtttttcaTGTTGTGCATCCCCCCCaaaaattttttgttgttgttgttgttgctgttttcagttttaaaaccaggagaggctcaaatagccccTCTTGGAATGCTAACATTCATTTTCAGCTGGGTGGTTACAAATACCTTCAGGTTTACAAGATTGTTCATATTATACTTATCCGCAAAGCCTGTTTGTTCTGAAATAGATTTAGAGTCAAAAGAGGCCATTCAAATCCTCCCTGAAATGCGAAAATTTGTTTTTCGGTGGGGGGCGCTgccccccctggaccccccagcaagggcgctgcccctgcaccccgccgGGGCCTTGACGGCCCCTGGACCACGGccttttcagttttttaattttccaacAGTTGCACCCAtgaaagtgtgtctgtgtgacagagacagagaccctgagagagaaagagacagagaccctgagagagaaagagacagagagacagagagtacaTTATCATTATACTAAGTAAGGAGCACACACTCGTACAAAAGCAAACAATACTCGTCAACTGTAAGATTTGACCGATCTTGACCAGGACATGAGTCTTTTCCTTTTCAAACTCTATTACTTTCAACGTCACCCGTCCCTCAAAGTTTATCTTAGAAGGAAAATTTGCAAGGAAGCCAATGCTCTGTTGTGAATAGGTTGATCAGTTGGTAATAAATCACACAAAGAAACTACATGTGAACATTTAATATGGACAAAATAAAGTCTTACTATCGTTTACGAACAATTAGAGGGCCACCCAGATAGTTGCAGTACTTACTGGAATTGAATGTGTAGCCTGGTGCCACCGCTCCTCTAACACTGGCTTCCATCATGTCCTGAGGAAACGACGCTTCCATGTCCATGGGCTGAGCCAGTTGTTTTGGCACGGTAGAGTGATGATAGTCATGGTGCTGCACCGTGCCTCGTGGAGTGTTGTGGTCAGAAGCCAGAGAGAGGTCGACTGGAGGCTGTGTAAAGTCCTCAGCACTGTTGGTAGGGCTGGCGATACCATCGGGTGGGTGTGGCACAGTGTGTGGAATGGTGTCGTGAAAAGAGGGAGGGTGCGGCACAGTGTGTGGAATGGTGTCGTGAGAAGAGGGAGGGTGTGACACAGTGTGTGGAATGGTGTCGTGAGAAGAGGGAGGGTGTGGCACAGTGTGTGGAATGGTGTCGTGAGAAGAGGGAGGGTGAGGCACAGTGTGTGGAATGGTGTCGTGAGAAGAGGGGTCCTCCTCTCCGGGAGTTTCCATTTTGTCACAAGCGAGGTTTACTGTAACATTAAACATGACGTTTTGGATAGGCCTCTATTGAATAGAAGTGATGGGTTTTAATTCCAAAATTATTTCGTATAATAGAGATAGTCTCTTGTCAGTGTTGTGAACAAAATCTCGAGAGAAAAGAAAACCTGTTTCCCAGGAAACCCAAGAAACAATGTGTGCAAGTCACTGAGTAAAGAATGCGTGAACAACGTAAAGAAAAAGAATAAACATGTAAAAGGACACAGACATCAAATCAGGCCATGCAGCAGTCACTAGAGGTTATTATCCAACCTTTTCTGCATTACACAAGACTCAGGAAAAAGTAGGTCAGTCATTTGTTGACAATGCAGTAATTTCATAAACGTTGAACAGGTTGTGAAAATAGTTTGGACAATGAAGGGCCTAGGCCGTTTTCCAACGCATACTTTTTAATTCTTCCTTGctgcattttcattttcatttcacacTAACTGGCAAGACTGAATCATTTGGTGTGTCTAAAGGTAAAACAAGGTTGTGAGAAAGTGAGCAGATGGAGTTTcagattgtatatatatatataaacaacagACTGCATGACAATATGTCATCCTAAAAATATGGGTGGGTATGACGTAGGTTCTTCCCTATCGATCGGACTGTGGCACCATGTGTTAAAACAGTtgtattcagttgcataaatacaaagccgtaattgaaagttgtaattaagggagcacaacaagataaacttataaatgtgctcttagaaacaaacgagtaatgtggcggacaatattgtaaatgcatgatatttaaacaaatgaaaacaagaacaacaacaacgataactatGGCACTATGTAACACCTTGCGAATTGTAGAAATGTTTCCTGCAGCGATACACACCCGAGTGAAGTTATTAGAAATGTGTTGACAGACACGGTTCTTAGAAATATCAAATGAAAAATGTTTAGAAATAAATTGCTCAGCCATTGCATATTCTACAGCACTTCCACAGTACAGTCTTACTTAGTACTGCCCGCAGTGAAAGACGATGAAGATTGGCGTTGCCTGAAAGGCACACTTACCGCTTTCATGGTGCAAACACAGACATCTTGACAGAAGAGAAAAGGATGTTGATGGGTGAAGATGGGCGACCTATCACTGTGATGCAGGGATCAGGAAACGACACCGTACACAAACATGGCGTCGTGTGTTTCTGTAAGCCTGGCGtatggtttaaactgttttatttaacgtttgtgcattatttacaaaaaacgcctGGCGTATGAATACTGGGTGAAGATTTTAAGGAACAAACACTAGTGTTGTTGCCTACAGATCGACAGATCGACCCTCATTTATTTCCAATGTCATAGCCGCGCATTTTTAGTCAAATGGAAATAAACAtttaggatttttttttaaatttgcgtAAGAAAAACCCAAGCACTTTTTTCTACTCAAACAAAGACTGCCAGCTTTACTTTCAGGGGATTCCCCTTGGCCTTGGCAATGTTGCGGTGGGAGGGAGGAAATGTGCCTGTGGTGGTTATTGGGTAATTGCACTGAcagtgtttgattttttttaattccaagATTTCCTTACTTcgtaattattattatttgtattgTTTCTACTTCTTAAAAGCCTGGAAAAAGTGTCAAACTAACTAAGTTTTACGCTAATTTAATTATGAGTAGAATGTGTGCCATTGGAAATTTCCGATTGAATCATGTGTCGGCTTTGGCATGGAACATTGATTTGCCTacaccagagacatagatagtaTGTCTATGCCTACACTTTCCTTCAGTTGATAGAAGCTGGTCATACATTATCTGCTGGTGTGTTCTCATTGGCTATGTGGTAGTGTAATATGAGAACTGTGGAAAGAATAACGAACACTTTAATAAATATCTAAAATCTATGCTGTAAACAATTATATTTATTTAAAAAGATAAAGATTCAACATTGTCGTGTACGTGCTTATATTGTGAAATTCACTGTATACCAGCCCTGTATGATGAAGAATGCAGGTGACATTTGCAGTGTTCCAGAGTTGTTCCAGCCGTGTAAAAAGAAGTATACGTATATATGTAAAGGATAAAGAATAATGAGCAATTTTTTCACTTGATGTTTTATAAAATCGTG is part of the Littorina saxatilis isolate snail1 linkage group LG15, US_GU_Lsax_2.0, whole genome shotgun sequence genome and harbors:
- the LOC138948524 gene encoding uncharacterized protein translates to METPGEEDPSSHDTIPHTVPHPPSSHDTIPHTVPHPPSSHDTIPHTVSHPPSSHDTIPHTVPHPPSFHDTIPHTVPHPPDGIASPTNSAEDFTQPPVDLSLASDHNTPRGTVQHHDYHHSTVPKQLAQPMDMEASFPQDMMEASVRGAVAPGYTFNSNHPQLEIHNHSEGPTNIADTINSSNYIKNFHNQVHNDNRVHNDNRVLNQINEHHVYQHRPRITNNVFYAVTAGEQRNPLLALTDAMDHGALAGEDDEAVDNIINTDSFRRALHILTAGERLLLLSAHPGLTRQSFLSALRRHYRKKGYTVYDLSCVSDWDKKGPVERGSLVIFECAFGDVRFDREQYHRFYKHSLYSINSLTTKLVFVVYPPVLLELQQFDRASVRPLLSSVGLVELGQDPLLSVEPYADLLVRMLRDPNHGLILAALFALTMRSQGFFSDNTGQAQPPLERLGFSDYSDAQLEEYASLLKGFLLVHRGRGFITREVYDAVGLAFANTYLKSVLVQVCDTMHLVQFVRTEHPVEKDPLLMRRMYEEMIRGRLPEMIQHPCLHSEQFLCGFEAFCRENNCLQAVIGALDPDHKLPLLYWSVWGPSDRLTEWCLRMTKEQNTDSNIMSDHVHSAAFGTALLKALQISNSSHMFRQLLSKIADKSYAGNMHLPLPSTGKRHTVELRSVCDKILSGLRTSLFRYLDVFIQENLITANIKDDIIHISFPRQHVYLTYRLLTDQQVDEQDREGNTLLHLAAEAGHLEAIKMAVRSGASLTVKNEAGKTPPQLAKQRLDQHNYDTQCQEKWTRSMFAACKVCDDTTVKDCFCYHTTVDSKGKNGLTPLHIASNNCHADIASLLVDLDANLNATAKSGLTPLHYACRGQCLETMQLLVERGGLVNAVDRKGITPLHTVCKQGDTDIAELLILHNAHVDAKTSVGWTPLHHACFQGKTDIAQLLIQSGADINTSCKGQTPLYLACARHNTDIVRLLVANRAHINVINVYNETPLHCACNGNNADIVRLLINHGADVNNQNTSCSETALHGACQRGNTDVVRLLLGCKDTVSVSDDEGKRPSTVLCEPPAKVDINMKDNQGVTALNRACEAGHTETVRLLLQRDDIDVNAASDGCWSPLRVASILGKTDIAQLLLLHNADVNMSDALDLTPLTLACMYGHRDVVRLLLRHGADVNISDALDRTALHFACEDNRHNIAHLLLQHGANVNITDKVGKKLLLQACTHGNHDIVQYALQHNADMNKEARVLYNALKRAQKHGHREIVQLLQQYKSPSHPDSVPRQPSLQLSAQ